A section of the Serratia liquefaciens ATCC 27592 genome encodes:
- the fpr gene encoding ferredoxin--NADP(+) reductase yields MADWVNGKVTQVKQWTDGLFSIIVDAPIDPFIAGQFAKLALEVDGERVQRAYSYVNAPSDPNLEFYLVTVPEGKLSPRLNQLRPGSDVMVTKEAAGFFVLDEVPECDTLWMLATGTAIGPYLSILQEGKGLERFKNLVLVHAARFARDLSYLPLMQQLQQRYNGKLRIQTIVSREEVPGSLTGRVPALIEDGRLEAAVGLTLDAETDHVMLCGNPQMVRDTQQTLKDQRQMRKHLRRKPGHITSEHYW; encoded by the coding sequence ATGGCTGATTGGGTTAATGGCAAGGTTACGCAAGTCAAACAATGGACCGACGGGCTGTTCAGCATTATCGTCGACGCCCCCATAGATCCCTTTATTGCCGGGCAGTTTGCCAAGCTGGCGCTGGAAGTTGACGGCGAACGCGTGCAGCGCGCCTATTCTTACGTCAACGCCCCCAGCGATCCGAATCTGGAGTTTTACCTGGTTACCGTGCCGGAAGGCAAACTGAGCCCACGGCTCAATCAGCTACGGCCGGGTTCGGACGTGATGGTAACCAAAGAGGCCGCCGGATTTTTCGTTCTGGACGAGGTGCCGGAATGCGACACCCTGTGGATGTTGGCCACCGGTACCGCCATCGGCCCTTACCTGTCGATTCTGCAGGAAGGCAAAGGCCTGGAGCGCTTCAAAAACCTGGTGCTGGTGCATGCCGCACGCTTTGCGCGCGATCTCAGCTACCTGCCGCTGATGCAGCAGTTGCAACAGCGTTACAATGGCAAACTGCGCATTCAAACCATCGTCAGCCGTGAAGAAGTCCCCGGCTCGCTGACGGGACGCGTACCCGCGCTGATTGAGGATGGCCGGCTGGAAGCAGCGGTAGGCTTGACCCTCGACGCCGAAACTGACCACGTCATGCTGTGCGGTAACCCGCAAATGGTGCGCGATACCCAGCAAACGCTGAAAGATCAGCGCCAGATGCGCAAGCACCTGCGCCGCAAACCGGGCCATATCACCAGCGAACACTATTGGTAA
- a CDS encoding DUF805 domain-containing protein produces the protein MTIQQWCFSFKGRIGRRDFWIWMVLWVVLMAVAFSLASNKLVDIQTIAFFIVGLLWPTAAVLVKRLHDRNKAGWWALLLIVAWLLAAGNWQMLAPVWQWGVGRFIPTLIIVMMMIDLGAFVGTPEDNRFGPPAKPVKFGAD, from the coding sequence CGTTTAAGGGCCGAATTGGGCGGCGTGATTTCTGGATTTGGATGGTGCTGTGGGTAGTGCTGATGGCGGTGGCTTTTTCACTCGCCAGCAATAAGCTGGTGGATATCCAAACCATCGCCTTTTTTATCGTTGGGCTGCTGTGGCCAACGGCGGCGGTGCTGGTGAAGCGTTTGCATGACCGCAATAAAGCCGGTTGGTGGGCGTTGTTACTGATTGTGGCTTGGCTGCTGGCGGCGGGTAACTGGCAAATGCTGGCGCCGGTTTGGCAGTGGGGCGTGGGGCGTTTTATCCCGACGCTGATCATTGTGATGATGATGATCGATTTGGGCGCGTTTGTCGGCACGCCCGAGGATAATCGTTTTGGTCCGCCGGCCAAACCCGTCAAGTTCGGCGCGGATTAA